From the Pirellulales bacterium genome, one window contains:
- a CDS encoding glycerophosphodiester phosphodiesterase family protein, whose product MKHPLLIGAALALALCASASAVEVVCHRGANEHAPENTYAAAQLCIDWGVDYVEIDVRTSQDGVMYILHDPSVDRTTDGHGLLRSLSSAEIDRLDAGSWFDPKFANERVPRLEPYLRWIKGRAKVYFDVKDCDLQALIDLVYTVGLERDCFFWFGANKAARRFRELDQQLALKVNAATPEEVERAVTELQAGIIETGLARLTPEMLDACHRRGAKLMVLFTEKDRAGFRRIIEGGADMVNLDHGDVFLEVQRELAGASGN is encoded by the coding sequence ATGAAACACCCACTCTTGATCGGCGCCGCGCTGGCCCTGGCCCTGTGCGCGAGCGCATCGGCCGTCGAGGTGGTTTGTCACCGCGGCGCCAACGAGCACGCGCCGGAAAATACCTACGCGGCGGCGCAACTGTGCATCGATTGGGGCGTCGACTATGTCGAAATCGACGTCCGCACCAGCCAGGACGGCGTGATGTACATCCTGCACGACCCGTCGGTCGACCGGACCACCGACGGGCACGGCCTGCTGCGCTCGCTCTCGAGCGCCGAAATCGACCGGCTCGACGCCGGGAGCTGGTTCGACCCGAAATTCGCCAACGAGCGCGTGCCCAGGCTCGAACCATACCTGCGCTGGATCAAGGGTCGGGCCAAAGTCTACTTCGACGTCAAGGATTGCGACCTCCAGGCACTGATCGACCTCGTGTATACGGTGGGGCTGGAACGCGACTGCTTCTTCTGGTTTGGCGCCAACAAGGCCGCGCGGCGGTTTCGCGAACTCGACCAGCAACTCGCACTCAAGGTCAACGCGGCCACGCCCGAGGAGGTCGAACGCGCCGTGACCGAACTGCAGGCGGGCATCATCGAGACGGGCCTCGCCCGGTTGACGCCCGAGATGCTCGATGCTTGTCATCGGCGCGGGGCGAAGTTGATGGTGTTGTTCACCGAGAAGGACCGCGCCGGTTTTCGCCGCATCATCGAAGGCGGCGCCGACATGGTGAACCTCGATCACGGCGACGTGTTTCTCGAAGTTCAGCGCGAGCTGGCCGGCGCGTCGGGCAATTGA
- the bfr gene encoding bacterioferritin, with protein MQGDQKMIDALNAALTIELTAINQYFCQSKMCKNWGFNRLAAKHYHESMGEMKHAEQLIDRILFLEGVPEIARYDVIRVGADVKDQFEKDLALETKGVTTYNAAITLAISLNDAGSRELMEKILVESEEHVDWLETQLHVISQTGIENYLAQQLGEEGGH; from the coding sequence ATGCAGGGCGACCAGAAGATGATCGACGCGCTGAACGCCGCACTCACGATCGAGCTGACGGCCATCAACCAGTATTTCTGCCAGTCCAAGATGTGCAAGAATTGGGGCTTCAATCGCCTCGCCGCCAAGCACTACCACGAGTCGATGGGCGAGATGAAGCATGCCGAACAATTGATCGATCGCATCTTGTTTCTCGAAGGCGTGCCCGAGATTGCCCGCTACGACGTGATCCGCGTCGGCGCCGACGTGAAGGACCAGTTCGAGAAGGACCTGGCGCTGGAAACCAAGGGCGTGACCACCTACAACGCCGCGATCACTCTGGCGATCAGCCTCAACGATGCCGGCAGCCGCGAGTTGATGGAGAAGATCCTCGTCGAGAGCGAGGAGCACGTCGATTGGCTGGAAACCCAGTTGCACGTCATTTCGCAGACGGGCATCGAGAACTATCTCGCGCAGCAACTGGGCGAAGAAGGCGGACACTAG
- a CDS encoding (2Fe-2S)-binding protein, whose protein sequence is MSPAYQLVDQLVCRCLQLSEADLAEAVERNGCDSVDDVIRCTGAGDGCRGCHRRMQAFLRSETR, encoded by the coding sequence ATGAGCCCTGCCTACCAACTCGTCGATCAACTGGTATGTCGCTGTCTGCAGCTGAGCGAGGCCGATCTCGCCGAGGCGGTCGAACGCAATGGCTGCGACTCGGTCGACGACGTGATCCGCTGCACCGGCGCAGGCGACGGCTGCCGCGGCTGTCATCGACGGATGCAGGCTTTCTTGCGCAGCGAGACGCGCTAG
- a CDS encoding amidohydrolase — protein sequence MWIPKWTRDRKKGIDSPMPTQVVSNEEFIPRPQSTRQKQVEHLVQRMSEDNAKRLGMTRRDYMASSMGLATCFLANNKVWGNYWEVDEAETLEAGAYEDKWPKSEYFIIDVQAHFTNGFAIGFRNMQLFKNQEFVKNMGFKLQETPEAYAFPNFVKEMFFDSETAMLVISGVPGREKHLDSKGNVLEGPKRGGGVLPSWLMSMRKKDINDMAGSQRALCQGNCAPNHYWNKDKNEPDFAALFEQMEREVKLYGIDSWKWYCHTDPGRSGNGFRLDDEKMTYPAYEKSKELGIKLISVHKGFSSQSKTLGHLASPADVEKAALDHPDLTFIIYHSALQHAPGEPGGEFDKNFNPETGDFSWHDLLMKIKERNPQMTNVYPEIGSSFGSLAIDNPLACQHLIGKNVKLYGADHVVWGTDCLWWGSPQWVIDAFKRFQISDELCEKFGYAKLTKEDKAKIFGLNAAKLYKVDVDAQRKTIPKDELTKLQMAYLHDGGQRENAAYGWVRDDTRV from the coding sequence ATGTGGATTCCCAAGTGGACGCGTGACCGGAAGAAGGGCATCGATTCGCCGATGCCAACCCAGGTCGTCTCGAACGAGGAGTTCATTCCACGGCCCCAGTCGACCCGGCAAAAACAGGTCGAGCACCTCGTGCAGCGGATGTCGGAGGACAACGCCAAACGGCTGGGCATGACCCGCCGCGACTATATGGCCAGCTCGATGGGTCTGGCCACTTGCTTCCTGGCGAACAACAAGGTCTGGGGCAACTACTGGGAAGTCGACGAGGCCGAAACGCTCGAGGCCGGCGCCTACGAGGACAAGTGGCCGAAAAGCGAATATTTCATCATCGACGTGCAGGCCCACTTCACCAACGGCTTCGCGATCGGGTTCCGGAACATGCAACTGTTCAAGAACCAGGAATTCGTGAAGAACATGGGCTTCAAGCTGCAGGAGACACCCGAGGCCTACGCGTTCCCGAACTTCGTCAAGGAGATGTTTTTCGACAGCGAGACGGCGATGCTGGTGATCTCCGGCGTGCCTGGCCGCGAGAAACACCTCGACAGCAAGGGCAACGTGCTCGAAGGCCCGAAGCGCGGCGGTGGCGTGCTGCCGAGCTGGTTGATGTCGATGCGCAAGAAGGACATCAACGACATGGCCGGCAGTCAACGGGCCCTCTGCCAGGGCAACTGTGCGCCGAACCATTATTGGAACAAGGACAAGAACGAGCCCGATTTCGCCGCTTTGTTCGAGCAGATGGAGCGCGAAGTCAAGCTGTACGGCATCGATTCGTGGAAGTGGTACTGTCACACCGATCCGGGCCGTTCGGGCAACGGGTTCCGGCTCGACGACGAGAAGATGACCTACCCGGCCTACGAGAAATCGAAAGAGCTGGGCATCAAGCTGATCAGCGTGCATAAGGGGTTTTCGTCGCAGTCGAAGACGCTCGGCCACCTGGCCAGCCCGGCCGACGTCGAAAAGGCCGCGCTCGATCACCCGGACTTGACGTTCATCATCTACCACTCGGCCTTGCAGCATGCCCCCGGCGAACCCGGCGGCGAGTTCGACAAGAACTTCAACCCCGAGACGGGCGATTTCTCCTGGCACGATCTGCTGATGAAGATCAAAGAGCGCAATCCGCAGATGACCAACGTCTACCCGGAAATCGGCTCGTCGTTCGGCTCGCTGGCGATCGACAATCCCTTGGCCTGTCAGCACCTGATCGGCAAGAACGTAAAGCTCTACGGCGCCGATCACGTCGTCTGGGGGACCGACTGCCTGTGGTGGGGCTCGCCCCAATGGGTCATCGACGCCTTCAAGCGTTTCCAGATCAGCGACGAACTGTGCGAGAAGTTCGGCTATGCGAAGCTGACCAAGGAAGACAAGGCCAAGATCTTCGGCCTCAACGCGGCCAAGCTCTACAAGGTCGACGTCGATGCGCAGCGCAAGACGATTCCTAAGGACGAGCTGACCAAGCTGCAAATGGCCTATCTGCACGACGGCGGGCAGCGCGAAAACGCCGCGTACGGCTGGGTCCGCGACGACACCCGAGTTTGA